A window of Quercus robur chromosome 12, dhQueRobu3.1, whole genome shotgun sequence genomic DNA:
AACTGTTTAATTCATTCATTGATCAGAATATAGCCGGTCGGCCTATAGATATTTTCTCAAGCTGATTCTATGTGGGATTTGACAAACTTACCTAACTcggctttcattttcttctcacgaaccaatttggaaaaaatatattacaaaatatAGTTGCCTTGTTGAATTTCTTGCAAGTGTCTCAGTCATGGCTTTATTGTTTAAAGATTATAAAACAATCTTATTTCCTCATAGTTCTCGGGAACTAAAACCCTAGGTATAATTATTAGGtgttttcacactctctctcttttatttatttattattattattttataatagttgAATAATATCATTGAGTCACAAAGTTCTTAACTACTTTATGAATTGATTTCTGTttgttctattttgttttcCGTTCTTCCATAAATATAACTATTTCAAGAACGGATTAGATTTAACCTTCAAAATTCCGGACCCATTTAACTTAAAAAGTTAAGCATATAATTATAGGCTCATTAATATTATTGTAGTGActcatttttgttattattaaagTTATTGTATGATTGTGTGTGATAATTAAATGACGAGCAGAAACatgaaaaaatgaatatttacgtggtttggTCTTACGGCCAACATCCACAGTGTGAAAGCCCTTGATGACTACAAATTTCTATTAAACTCTTTGTATTACATTAAACCCAATGTAGAGTTTATATACTAGAGAATATTTAACTAACTCTAGACTAACCATAAATTaacctaaaaataattttgattttacatAAATACACGAGCCTATAATTGGTTAGAACCATTTGGTTGATAATATATCTAATATTACTGCTCAACATAGAATTTAATCACCCTATCACTTAGCCATATATTTTTAGAGACTCTCTAATGCGTGTGCCATATATTTTTCAACTGAGATCCATCTAGCACTCATTCACATAAGCTGACATGAACCAATAAATTGATGACGACTTAATGTATTTGGATATTTATCTGATGATTGATTCCCTATATACTAAACAATCAACGTATTTATAAATATCTATTGAAttgatttctttgtttattatatCTTGCATGTGAGGTAAAATTTGTGAATCTTAATTAAAGAAAACCATTTATGAGGAACCTGCTTTCGATTTAGTGTTTACAAACATAAGAAACAGGATAACTGTGATCATAAATGAGGATTCTCCTTATTTTATGAGCGAAAATATTGGAACTCTTTGGGATAATAATCTTCCGAGTAATTATATTTtacattctctctttcttttgttataataatttgacattaaataaatgaacataatagctctcttttcaaagtcataGAGGTGGAGAAATCTTGTTGAGGAGGCCAACATCCATTCCATTGTAAGCAATGGGAGCATACATCCACAGATCGTCGGAGCTTAAGAGCTACAAAGACAATGACAAAATGGACTAATTAGTCTATATGTTTTGCTacttttgagaaagaaatttaACATCTTTGGGGAAAAGTTTGTATAATCCACATTTGCTATTTACCTTGATTTGGAGCTGCAAAAACTTCACATAATTGACTGCCTCTTCAAGCATTGTGCTAATGTCAACCTGTTAAGTTAAACCATCAATGAAGATATGAGCTTAGGGTTTCACTTTCATCTAcctttaacaaataaaaataataatgaatagaAATCATATGTACTAATTGAAAGAATATCACTCACTTTTGTTCCATTAGGGACTAGATTCTGCAGGATTCTGAGTCTTTCATTTATCCTTTCCCTTCTTTTCTGCAAgattaaaaagaagataaatcaATAAAACTTTAGCTTTGAATTTAAGCCTATGGATTAATGCATTCAACgaggcttcttttttttttttttggtgtgtgtgtgtggaagtTTTTGTTACCCTTGCATAGAGGCTTTGTGGATCAGTTGCCGACCCTCTACTAGCTCTTGTTTTCCCACTCAAATTGAGAGCTTCAGGAGTTTGGGACTCTGAAGTTCCTCCATTAGTCTCCTGAGAAGCATTATCATCCTCCGAGCTATAACTAGTGGAGCTCTGTCCATCTGGTCCAGCATTACTCTCTTCTTCACGGTTGCCATTTGGACTAGCCTTCTGGTTCTTTTTTGACTGTACATTCTTCTTACTCTTTTGTACCTGaatttagaaatgaaaaattagaagTTACTTAAGAAAAATCATTTCTGCTACATTGAAAATAGAATCACATTTAGAAGTACTTACATCTCTTGAAACCCGGGGTTTTTTCTTCGAATTCTCAGACGGGTGCGCGGCGATCATTTTGTCTTCTGCTTTTGTGTATGATTCTGGCATATCAAGCTTCCTTTTGAGAATCAACTCTTTGTTGCCAGTAACATCATCTAACTTCTCCAATCCTTCAGGGTTCATATCTTCTTTGATACAACCAGTACTCTCACCCATTACAATGTCAGGAAAGGTTGGTAAAAACGAGCCAACATGTTTCTCATCCATTATGCCATTGTTCATGGACAAAGGGATACCATTTGTTACAGGAACATGGTTAGTAGcatcactaaaaaaattatagttttcaTGGCTAGGAGTGGCAATGAAGACGCTGCTACTACAATGACTACTATTACTACTTTCTTGAGAAACATATTGCAAATTAGAGTTGAgataatctaaagaaaaaagtaaattatCATTAACCCCAGACATGCCCTTCTCAGCCTCAGAAGTGGGGCAAAAATAATTTGATGGGGTTCGAGAATTCAAACCCTCATCATTCTCAAGCAGAAATGAACATTGACCAAGGAATTGAGATGTGAAATCAAGCTCTTCAGAAGTGAACATCTTGCTCAAAGAGTCCCATTCTCCATCAGGAAAAGCTCCAATATgctccatttttttatttatttaactgaTAGGAACCAGTGGAGAAAGAATGAATATCTTGAATTTGATTAGTGCTGCTGCTATGGGAAGCTCAACTCTGCTTAGGACAAGCGAAGACTAGAAGCAAATTTATACTCGAACCCTGCACAGAATGTTACTAACAATTTGACTTCATTTGTATACTGAATATTTAATTCGTAATCATTGCTCATTGTTAGGTCCTTATTCCATGTAACTAATCTCAGGAG
This region includes:
- the LOC126708563 gene encoding transcription factor bHLH84-like, whose product is MEHIGAFPDGEWDSLSKMFTSEELDFTSQFLGQCSFLLENDEGLNSRTPSNYFCPTSEAEKGMSGVNDNLLFSLDYLNSNLQYVSQESSNSSHCSSSVFIATPSHENYNFFSDATNHVPVTNGIPLSMNNGIMDEKHVGSFLPTFPDIVMGESTGCIKEDMNPEGLEKLDDVTGNKELILKRKLDMPESYTKAEDKMIAAHPSENSKKKPRVSRDVQKSKKNVQSKKNQKASPNGNREEESNAGPDGQSSTSYSSEDDNASQETNGGTSESQTPEALNLSGKTRASRGSATDPQSLYARKRRERINERLRILQNLVPNGTKVDISTMLEEAVNYVKFLQLQIKLLSSDDLWMYAPIAYNGMDVGLLNKISPPL